In Daphnia pulex isolate KAP4 chromosome 7, ASM2113471v1, one genomic interval encodes:
- the LOC124197508 gene encoding uncharacterized protein LOC124197508, with protein sequence MQSLLKYKYYDTPEGQDGFQKMFYMSRHAAFIGFGLAATDVLMISQPKGYVKTAARMLYIVGPITAMAAAFAATTCIATSVRGKDDRLNYVLGAASSAAIYGATKNSLSHGLHGFLALAVAAFLKKKSVEEGWSFFPDHQTQKGFSSLQYDYSGLKGKF encoded by the exons ATGCAGTCGTTGTTGAAATACAAGTATTACGATACTCCTGAAGGCCAAGatggttttcaaaaaatgttttacatgtCAAGACATGCAGCTTTTATCG GTTTCGGGCTAGCTGCAACGGATGTTCTTATGATATCTCAACCCAAAGGATACGTTAAAACTGCCGCCAGGATGTTGTACATCGTGGGACCCATCACTGCAATGGCTGCAGCTTTTGCAGCAACTACTTGCATAGCCACTTCAGTACGAGGCAAAGATGATCGCCTGAACTATGTTCTTGGTGCTGCAAGCTCAGCTGCCATTTATGGAGCCACAAAGAATAGTCTTTCCCATGGCTTGCATGGTTTTCTTGCCCTTGCAGTTGctgcatttttgaaaaagaaatctgttgAAGAGGGATGGTCATTTTTCCCTGATCATCAAACCCAAAAGGGTTTTAGTTCACTTCAATATGATTATTCTGGATTAAAAGGTAAATTCTAA